In a genomic window of Jaculus jaculus isolate mJacJac1 chromosome 8, mJacJac1.mat.Y.cur, whole genome shotgun sequence:
- the LOC101596503 gene encoding olfactory receptor 2G3-like yields the protein MNNKSLGGDFILVGFSDQPQLEKILFVGVLISYLLTLAGNTAIILVSCLDSVLHTPMYYFLTNLSFVDLCFSTSIVPQLLWNLHGPAKTITPTGCVIQLYVSLALGSTECVLLAVMAFDRYAAICRPLHYATVMHPRLCQALAGMAWLSGVGNTLIQGTITLRLPRCGNRRIYHFLCEVPAMIKLACVDIHANEVQLFMASLVLLLFPLVLILVSYGHIVQAVVRIKSAQTWHKALGTCGSHLLVVTLFYSTTIAIYIQPSSSYAHSQGKFITLFYTVVTPTLNPLIYTLRNKDVKGALKRLVRKDKHPGE from the coding sequence ATGAATAACAAGAGTTTAGGAGGTGATTTCATCCTGGTGGGCTTCTCTGATCAGCCACAACTTGAGAAGATCCTCTTTGTGGGGGTGCTGATCTCCTACCTCCTCACGCTGGCAGGCAATACAGCAATCATCCTGGTCTCCTGTCTGGATTCTGTGCTGCATACACCCATGTACTATTTTCTTACCAACCTCTCCTTTGTTGACCTCTGCTTTTCCACCAGTATCGTTCCCCAGCTGCTGTGGAACCTCCATGGTCCAGCCAAGACGATCACTCCCACAGGCTGTGTGATTCAGCTGTATGTGTCCCTGGCTCTGGGGTCCACTGAGTGTGTTCTCCTCGCAGTTATGGCATTTGATCGCTATGCGGCTATTTGCCGACCACTCCATTATGCCACAGTTATGCACCCACGCCTATGCCAGGCTCTTGCTGGAATGGCATGGCTAAGTGGAGTTGGCAACACACTGATTCAGGGCACTATCACTCTTCGCCTGCCTCGCTGTGGGAACCGTAGGATTTATCACTTCCTCTGTGAAGTTCCTGCCATGATCAAGTTGGCCTGTGTAGACATCCATGCCAACGAGGTCCAGCTCTTCATGGCTTCCTTGGTGCTCCTTCTCTTCCCCCTGGTACTCATCTTAGTCTCATATGGGCATATTGTCCAAGCAGTGGTGAGGATCAAGTCAGCTCAGACCTGGCATAAGGCTCTTGGAACCTGTGGGTCCCACCTGCTGGTAGTAACCCTTTTCTACAGCACCACCATTGCTATCTACATACAGCCCAGCAGCTCCTATGCACACAGCCAAGGAAAATTCATCACTCTTTTTTACACTGTTGTAACTCCCACTCTAAACCCCCTCATTTATACTTTGAGAAACAAAGACGTGAAGGGGGCTTTGAAAAGGCTGGTGAGAAAAGATAAGCATCCAGGAGAGTGA